One Helianthus annuus cultivar XRQ/B chromosome 7, HanXRQr2.0-SUNRISE, whole genome shotgun sequence genomic region harbors:
- the LOC110901804 gene encoding uncharacterized protein LOC110901804 has protein sequence MAKMRFPSLWCSWIRGVLSSARSSVLVNGAPHSSSNVEKEGGAVNGIQIPNGGPMISHLLYADDAIILGLKINLSKSNLYGIRVDLAEVKDKARAVGCNAENLPFKYLGLMVGANMNHINNWKPVYDIFEARLSFWKANLLSIGGRITLVKSILECLPNYYFSLYKAPTKVLKDLEALIKRFLWGGGSGEAKKMHWVAWDRVSISKEEGGLGLSKLKHINIALLSKWGWQFKTERNNLWKKVVEGLHSRKSK, from the exons ATGGCGAAAATGAGGTTTCCTTCGTTATGGTGCTCTTGGATTCGTGGAGTCCTGTCATCAGCGAGATCGTCGGTGCTTGTAAATGGCGCCCCACATTCGAGTTCCAATGTGGAAAAG GAAGGCGGAGCGGTGAATGGTATTCAAATTCCTAATGGTGGCCCTATGATTTCACACCTTCTGTATGCGGATGATGCCATCATTCTTG GGCTGAAAATAAACCTCTCAAAGTCCAACTTATATGGTATTAGAGTGGATTTAGCAGAGGTGAAAGACAAGGCTAGAGCGGTGGGGTGCAATGCGGAGAATCTTCCTTTCAAGTACCTTGGGTTGATGGTGGGGGCCAACATGAACCATATCAACAACTGGAAACCTGTATACGACATTTTTGAAGCGAGGCTTTCCTTTTGGAAAGCTAATCTTCTTTCAATCGGTGGCCGCATCACCTTAGTTAAGTCCATTCTTGAGTGTCTTCCGAATTACTATTTCTCTCTGTACAAGGCGCCGACTAAAGTGTTAAAAGATTTGGAGGCGCTTATTAAAAGATTTCTTTGGGGGGGGGGATCGGGCGAGGCTAAGAAAATGCATTGGGTCGCTTGGGATAGGGTGTCTATTTCTAAAGAAGAAGGAGGGCTTGGATTAAGCAAATTAAAACACATTAACATTGCGCTTCTATCAAAATGGGGATGGCAATTTAAAACGGAAAGGAATAATCTTTGGAAGAAGGTGGTTGAAGGTCTTCATTCGCGTAAATCCAAATGA